From Amycolatopsis sp. cg9, one genomic window encodes:
- a CDS encoding GAF and ANTAR domain-containing protein — protein MADRERQVTRAFVALADTLVDDYDVADLLHTLVRQCVDLLDVAAAGLTLADERGGLQVLASSTEQARLLELFQLDIDEGPCVECFTTSTPVLVADIAAQSGRWPRFAAEAAKEGFASVHALPLRLRRQTIGALNLFGQNPGELSADDVALAQGLADTATIGILHERAFRQGEILSEQLQTALNSRVIIEQAKGVLAISGQLSMEAAFSVLRGYARRNNLRLSDVARALADRDLAPALVLAPSGTPRSG, from the coding sequence ATGGCCGACCGTGAACGACAGGTGACCCGGGCGTTCGTCGCGCTGGCGGACACGCTGGTCGACGACTACGACGTCGCTGATCTGCTGCACACCTTGGTGCGGCAGTGCGTCGACTTGCTCGACGTCGCGGCGGCGGGGCTGACGCTGGCCGACGAGCGGGGTGGCTTGCAGGTGCTGGCCTCTTCCACCGAGCAGGCGCGGCTGCTGGAGCTGTTCCAGCTCGACATCGACGAAGGCCCCTGCGTCGAATGCTTCACCACCAGCACGCCGGTGCTGGTGGCCGACATCGCCGCGCAGTCGGGGCGGTGGCCGCGGTTCGCGGCCGAGGCGGCCAAGGAGGGGTTCGCGTCGGTGCACGCGCTGCCCCTGCGGTTGCGCAGGCAGACGATCGGCGCGCTGAACCTGTTCGGGCAAAACCCGGGCGAGCTGTCGGCCGACGACGTCGCGCTGGCGCAAGGCCTGGCCGACACCGCGACCATCGGCATCCTCCACGAACGGGCCTTCCGCCAAGGCGAGATCCTGTCCGAGCAGCTGCAGACCGCGTTGAACAGCCGGGTGATCATCGAGCAGGCCAAGGGCGTGCTCGCCATCAGCGGGCAGCTCAGCATGGAAGCGGCCTTCTCGGTGTTGCGCGGCTACGCCCGGCGGAACAACCTCCGGCTCAGCGACGTGGCCCGCGCCCTGGCCGACCGGGACCTCGCGCCCGCGCTCGTGCTGGCCCCGTCGGGGACGCCCCGCTCCGGCTGA
- a CDS encoding sigma-70 family RNA polymerase sigma factor — MATVDGTLLAAAVAGDRTATEALLGMLRPDVLRYCRARLGDRRHRDSDAEDCAQEVLLGVLKALPRYRCGAGEFLDFVHGVAAHEVVDAHRRHGEDVSVPVPEFVQAPSPQPGPLGHLEDLERRQRLHRLLDLLAPQQRDVVILRVMFGLSGRDTADVPGIAGTSPPRGFRDGVGGTVGVSRIGGRSRDSGADPDPVVSELVWRSRAPTRKEPDAGTRSVPVVMRGG, encoded by the coding sequence ATGGCGACGGTCGACGGCACGCTCCTCGCGGCGGCGGTGGCGGGGGACCGCACCGCGACGGAAGCGCTGCTCGGCATGCTGCGCCCGGACGTTCTGCGGTATTGCCGCGCGCGGCTGGGAGATCGGCGGCACCGCGACAGCGACGCGGAAGACTGCGCGCAGGAGGTCCTGCTCGGCGTGCTGAAGGCGTTGCCGCGCTACCGGTGCGGCGCCGGCGAGTTCCTGGACTTCGTCCACGGCGTCGCCGCGCACGAGGTCGTCGACGCGCACCGACGGCACGGGGAAGACGTCAGCGTCCCGGTCCCGGAATTCGTCCAGGCGCCCTCGCCGCAACCGGGGCCGCTCGGCCACCTCGAGGACCTCGAGCGGCGGCAGCGGCTGCACCGCCTGCTCGACCTGCTGGCGCCGCAGCAGCGGGACGTCGTGATCCTGCGGGTGATGTTCGGCCTGTCCGGCCGGGACACGGCCGACGTGCCCGGGATCGCCGGCACATCGCCGCCTCGCGGGTTCCGTGACGGCGTGGGCGGGACCGTTGGTGTGAGTAGGATCGGCGGACGAAGCCGCGACAGCGGAGCTGATCCGGACCCGGTCGTGTCCGAGTTGGTGTGGCGATCACGAGCACCGACCCGGAAGGAACCCGATGCTGGAACGCGAAGCGTGCCGGTGGTGATGCGCGGTGGCTGA
- a CDS encoding NAD(P)-dependent alcohol dehydrogenase, protein MRAIVQNTYGPAEVLSLQDITRPVVGDADLLVRVHAAGLDPGVWHVMTGLPYLIRLLGYGFRGPKDRVRGRALAGRVEAVGKDVTRFRPGDDVYGTCDGSFAEYAIVQAGDVAPKPARLTFDQAAAVPISATTALQGLRDVGRLRAGQRVLVIGASGGIGTFAVQLAEVYGAHVTGVCSTSKTDLVRRLGAAEVVDYTREDFADGTRHYDLILDTAGNRPLAHLRRALAPEGTLVIVGGETGGRWTGGFQRSVLAALLSPFMRQHLRMLTSKENGADLRALEEHFEAGRLTPVIDRTYPLSEVPEAVRYLAEGHARGKVVITV, encoded by the coding sequence ATGCGGGCGATCGTCCAAAACACCTACGGCCCGGCCGAAGTCCTGAGCCTGCAAGACATCACCCGACCGGTCGTCGGCGACGCCGACCTGCTCGTCCGGGTGCACGCGGCCGGTCTCGACCCCGGCGTCTGGCACGTGATGACCGGGCTGCCGTACCTGATCCGGTTGCTCGGGTACGGCTTCCGGGGCCCGAAGGACCGGGTGCGGGGCCGCGCTTTGGCCGGGCGCGTCGAGGCGGTCGGCAAGGACGTGACGCGGTTCCGCCCGGGCGACGACGTGTACGGGACGTGTGACGGCTCCTTCGCCGAATACGCGATCGTCCAAGCGGGCGATGTGGCGCCCAAGCCGGCCCGTCTCACCTTCGACCAGGCCGCGGCGGTCCCGATTTCGGCGACGACCGCGTTGCAGGGACTTCGCGACGTCGGCCGGCTGCGGGCCGGGCAGCGCGTGCTGGTCATCGGCGCCTCCGGCGGGATCGGGACGTTCGCGGTCCAGCTGGCCGAGGTCTACGGCGCGCACGTCACCGGCGTCTGCAGCACGTCGAAGACCGACCTGGTCCGCCGGCTCGGCGCGGCCGAGGTCGTCGACTACACCCGCGAGGACTTCGCCGACGGGACCCGCCACTACGACCTCATCCTCGACACCGCGGGCAACCGCCCGCTGGCCCACCTGCGACGTGCACTGGCCCCCGAAGGAACCCTCGTCATCGTCGGCGGCGAAACCGGCGGGAGGTGGACGGGCGGGTTCCAGCGCTCGGTCCTCGCCGCGCTGCTTTCGCCGTTCATGCGCCAGCACCTGCGCATGCTGACGTCGAAGGAGAACGGCGCCGACCTCCGCGCGCTCGAAGAACACTTCGAAGCGGGCCGCCTCACGCCGGTCATCGACCGGACCTACCCGCTCAGCGAAGTCCCCGAAGCCGTCCGGTACCTGGCGGAAGGCCACGCGCGGGGCAAAGTCGTCATCACCGTCTGA
- a CDS encoding TetR family transcriptional regulator, with protein sequence MSTVKSRREQYSEATRAALLSAATRRFAERGFGGTALEDIAADIQATRGAIYHHFANKTALFEAVFEQLETDAMELSAAAAGRAADPWAAAFAALDAFLDRCCDPVYGRLVWQEAPIALGWLRWQAAEEQFAYGLVEQLIKALVDGGDIDDQPLETTTRLVFGMLGTAGMALAEASDVDKARLKAEYTAVIGRMAAGLRPSK encoded by the coding sequence ATGTCGACCGTCAAGAGCCGGCGGGAGCAGTACTCCGAGGCCACCCGGGCCGCCCTGTTGTCGGCGGCCACCCGCCGGTTCGCCGAACGCGGCTTCGGCGGCACGGCGCTGGAGGACATCGCCGCCGACATCCAGGCGACGCGCGGCGCGATCTACCACCACTTCGCGAACAAGACGGCACTCTTCGAGGCGGTGTTCGAGCAGCTGGAGACCGACGCGATGGAGCTGTCCGCGGCGGCCGCGGGCCGCGCGGCCGATCCGTGGGCGGCGGCCTTCGCCGCGCTCGACGCGTTCCTCGACCGCTGCTGCGACCCGGTGTACGGCCGGCTGGTCTGGCAGGAAGCCCCGATCGCCCTCGGCTGGCTGCGCTGGCAGGCGGCCGAGGAACAGTTCGCGTACGGCCTCGTCGAACAGCTGATCAAGGCGCTGGTGGACGGTGGCGACATCGACGACCAGCCGCTGGAGACGACGACCCGCCTGGTGTTCGGCATGCTCGGCACGGCCGGGATGGCGCTGGCCGAAGCGTCCGATGTGGACAAAGCGCGGCTGAAGGCCGAATACACTGCCGTCATCGGCCGGATGGCCGCGGGGTTGCGCCCCTCGAAGTGA
- a CDS encoding cytochrome P450, translating to MTNTDELLFNPFAPGFFEDPYAHYKLLRDEDPVQNHPLGFWFVSRYEDVSALLRAGLSVEVRHLAAGPLLDQQAALAPDAEPGALNLSMLDRDPPDHTRLRSLVTKVFTRRAVAALEPQIVSLVDDALERMAEKGASDLVEELAFPLPFAVISTMLGMPPTDHARIRELSGTLVRSLEVVADEETARAITEADAELSAITRQVIAWKRDHPADDLLTALIAAEHDGQVLDGDELVAQVVLLYVAGHETTVNLIANGVNALLRNPDQLSLLRSRPDLAPNAVEEFLRYDSPVQQTRRITTSPHTVAGKEIPAGTFVLACLASANRDERFFGPDAARLRLDRPEARHQVSFGAGPHHCLGAALARLEGQVAISRLVQRFPDLGFAGTLEWNGRINLRGPAKFPVTVRA from the coding sequence ATGACGAACACCGACGAGCTGCTCTTCAACCCGTTCGCGCCAGGGTTCTTCGAAGACCCGTACGCGCACTACAAGCTGCTTCGCGACGAAGACCCGGTGCAGAACCACCCGCTGGGTTTCTGGTTCGTCTCGCGCTACGAAGACGTCTCGGCGCTGCTGCGCGCCGGGCTGTCGGTGGAGGTCCGGCACCTGGCCGCGGGCCCGCTGCTCGACCAGCAGGCCGCGCTGGCCCCCGACGCGGAACCCGGCGCGCTGAACCTGTCGATGCTCGACCGCGACCCGCCCGACCACACCCGCCTGCGCTCGCTGGTGACGAAGGTGTTCACCCGCCGCGCGGTCGCCGCGCTCGAACCGCAGATCGTCTCGCTCGTCGACGACGCACTGGAGCGGATGGCCGAGAAGGGCGCCTCGGACCTGGTCGAGGAACTGGCGTTCCCGCTGCCGTTCGCGGTCATTTCGACGATGCTCGGCATGCCGCCGACCGACCACGCGCGCATCCGCGAGCTGAGCGGAACCCTGGTGCGCTCCTTGGAGGTCGTGGCGGACGAGGAAACCGCCCGGGCGATCACGGAGGCGGACGCCGAACTGTCGGCGATCACCCGTCAGGTGATCGCGTGGAAGCGCGACCACCCGGCCGACGACCTGCTGACGGCGTTGATCGCGGCGGAGCACGACGGCCAGGTCCTCGACGGCGACGAGCTGGTGGCCCAGGTGGTCCTGCTGTACGTGGCGGGCCACGAGACGACGGTCAACCTGATCGCCAACGGCGTGAACGCGTTGCTGCGCAACCCGGATCAGCTTTCCCTGCTGCGCTCGCGACCGGACCTGGCGCCGAACGCGGTCGAGGAGTTCCTGCGCTACGACTCGCCGGTGCAGCAGACCCGGCGGATCACGACTTCCCCGCACACGGTGGCCGGGAAGGAAATCCCGGCGGGCACCTTCGTCCTGGCCTGCTTGGCCTCGGCCAACCGCGACGAGCGGTTCTTCGGCCCGGACGCGGCCCGGCTGCGCCTGGACCGCCCGGAAGCCCGCCACCAGGTGTCGTTCGGCGCGGGCCCCCACCACTGCCTGGGCGCGGCGCTGGCCCGGCTGGAAGGTCAGGTGGCCATCAGCCGCCTCGTGCAGCGGTTCCCGGACCTGGGGTTCGCGGGAACGCTGGAGTGGAACGGCCGGATCAACCTGCGCGGCCCGGCGAAGTTCCCGGTGACCGTCCGGGCCTGA
- a CDS encoding GAF domain-containing protein produces MAEVEVLRASVLAALGEIGAGTGVDVVGRVCRACVRLLPVDGAAVSVMVEAGHREVVYASDAVSTALAELQFSLGEGPCFEAYTVGGPVLVPDLAAGPPPAWPVFAAEAAAHPVAALFTFPVQIGAVRVATLDTYRSTPGSLTAGELSTALQVADIAALALSGLRGGGGRWLDGDGRWMESTGMRYREVHQATGMLIAHLDLPASAALARLRAYAYGHGRSLLDVAGDIVAGRLRLDEEFG; encoded by the coding sequence GTGGCTGAGGTCGAGGTCCTGCGCGCGAGCGTGCTGGCCGCACTGGGCGAGATCGGCGCCGGGACCGGGGTCGACGTCGTCGGCCGGGTGTGCCGGGCGTGCGTGCGCCTGCTGCCGGTGGACGGCGCGGCGGTGTCGGTGATGGTCGAGGCCGGGCACCGCGAGGTCGTCTACGCCAGCGACGCGGTGAGCACGGCGCTGGCGGAACTGCAGTTTTCCCTTGGTGAAGGGCCGTGTTTCGAGGCGTACACCGTCGGCGGGCCGGTTCTGGTGCCGGACCTGGCCGCCGGGCCGCCGCCGGCGTGGCCGGTGTTCGCCGCCGAGGCCGCGGCGCACCCGGTGGCGGCGTTGTTCACCTTTCCGGTGCAGATCGGGGCGGTGCGGGTGGCGACCCTCGACACCTACCGCAGCACGCCGGGTTCGCTGACCGCCGGGGAGCTGTCGACGGCGCTGCAGGTGGCCGACATCGCCGCCCTCGCGCTGTCCGGGCTGCGCGGCGGGGGCGGTCGCTGGCTGGACGGCGACGGGCGGTGGATGGAAAGCACGGGAATGCGGTACCGGGAGGTGCACCAGGCCACCGGAATGCTGATCGCCCACCTGGACCTGCCCGCCTCCGCCGCCTTGGCCCGGCTGCGTGCTTACGCGTACGGGCACGGCCGTTCCCTGCTCGACGTCGCGGGCGACATCGTGGCCGGGCGGCTGAGATTGGACGAGGAGTTCGGATGA
- a CDS encoding TetR/AcrR family transcriptional regulator, whose translation MDKKGRPGPRRTLSEQVILDAALALLAERGSDAVSVRGIAARVGVAPNAVYTYFPDKAAVVRGLAEHLLGRVNHDRFTDPAQPWRDRIRALALELRAELQAHPGSVHLMLGHPPDGPHTQAVRETLLAILTDAGLGPAAAADASYLINVHILGSVAMEVAAAPEGDGVAATRFRWGIDRLLDGLAAHAVTTGNS comes from the coding sequence GTGGACAAAAAGGGCCGCCCCGGTCCCCGGCGGACTTTGAGCGAGCAGGTCATCCTCGACGCGGCGCTGGCGCTGCTCGCCGAGCGCGGTTCGGACGCGGTTTCGGTCCGCGGGATCGCGGCCCGGGTCGGCGTGGCGCCCAACGCGGTGTACACCTACTTCCCGGACAAGGCCGCGGTGGTGCGCGGACTGGCGGAGCACCTCCTCGGCCGCGTGAACCACGACCGGTTCACCGATCCGGCGCAGCCGTGGCGCGACCGCATCCGGGCCCTCGCCCTCGAACTGCGCGCGGAGCTGCAAGCCCATCCCGGGTCGGTGCACCTCATGCTCGGCCACCCGCCCGACGGCCCCCACACGCAGGCCGTCCGCGAAACACTGCTGGCCATCCTGACCGACGCCGGGTTGGGGCCGGCGGCCGCCGCCGACGCGTCCTACCTGATCAACGTGCACATCCTCGGCTCGGTGGCGATGGAAGTCGCCGCGGCACCGGAAGGGGACGGCGTGGCGGCCACCCGGTTCCGCTGGGGCATCGACCGGCTGCTCGACGGCCTCGCCGCGCACGCCGTGACCACCGGCAATTCGTGA
- a CDS encoding ATP-binding protein: protein MTTGGGLLLVLEERAESTVATVTGTLTSAGYPELRDTVLKVATEAPECVIADIRGLDIGDDTAMTVFSVIAGRISRWPGIPFAVVTDREDHLTAMAAQRRFPVFADVPTAERARDHPPRLRAVQLLTASPNASAVSREFVSRVCAAWNAPGFVDDASVIATELVENAIRHTTSNPRLRLELCRGVFTVAVADNDPRPAVLRERPHHRQHGVGLMLVAQTARHWGYSRSRAGGKVVWAVLARRGRFELGTAR from the coding sequence GTGACCACCGGAGGCGGTCTGCTCCTGGTCCTGGAGGAGCGGGCGGAGTCCACCGTGGCGACCGTGACCGGCACCTTGACCTCGGCCGGCTACCCCGAACTCCGCGACACGGTGCTCAAGGTGGCCACCGAAGCGCCGGAGTGCGTCATCGCCGACATCCGGGGCCTCGACATCGGCGACGACACCGCGATGACGGTGTTTTCGGTCATCGCCGGGCGGATCAGCCGGTGGCCGGGGATCCCCTTCGCCGTCGTGACCGACCGCGAGGACCACCTGACCGCCATGGCGGCGCAGCGACGCTTCCCGGTCTTCGCGGACGTCCCCACGGCCGAGCGGGCCCGCGACCACCCGCCCCGCCTGCGGGCGGTGCAGCTGCTGACCGCCTCGCCGAACGCGTCCGCGGTCAGCCGGGAGTTCGTGAGCCGGGTCTGCGCGGCGTGGAACGCACCGGGCTTCGTCGACGACGCTTCGGTGATCGCGACCGAGCTGGTCGAGAACGCGATCCGGCACACGACGTCGAACCCGAGGCTCCGGCTGGAGCTGTGCCGCGGCGTCTTCACCGTCGCGGTGGCCGACAACGACCCGCGGCCGGCCGTGCTGCGCGAACGGCCCCACCACCGCCAGCACGGGGTCGGGCTCATGCTGGTCGCCCAGACCGCGCGACACTGGGGGTACAGCCGCTCCCGGGCCGGCGGCAAGGTCGTCTGGGCCGTACTGGCCCGGCGCGGCCGCTTCGAACTCGGCACCGCCCGGTAG